A single region of the Sulfurospirillum arsenophilum NBRC 109478 genome encodes:
- the sstT gene encoding serine/threonine transporter SstT, whose amino-acid sequence MERLVARYKEGNLIVLILIGMVVGVGIALVSPTAAQAVSILGTLFIGALKAVAPALVLVLVATAIATKPVGVQTNIKPIVQLYAIGTLLSALIAVVVSFSFPLTLVLANGPEAGLTPPQSIITVVKGFLVSMVDNPIKALSTGNYIGVLTWAIAAGLALHYSSDTTKKVMEDTSEALTKIVQAVIKLAPFGIMGIVAETFAETGFVALLGYGKLLIVLVGAMVFVALVLNPLIVYVKMRKNPYPLIFLCLKESGVTAFFTRSSAANIPVNLALCKRLGLDEDTYSISIPLGATANMAGAAVTITVLTLATVNTLGISVDIPTALLLSVVASIAAAGVSGVAGGSLLLIPLACGLFGINDAIAMQVVAIGFLIGVIQDSTETALNSSTDVVFTAACSTKPLNI is encoded by the coding sequence ATGGAGCGATTAGTCGCAAGGTATAAAGAGGGCAATCTCATTGTTCTCATTCTGATCGGTATGGTGGTGGGCGTTGGTATCGCTCTTGTTTCTCCTACAGCAGCACAGGCTGTTTCTATTTTAGGAACGCTGTTTATTGGAGCGTTAAAAGCAGTTGCACCTGCACTTGTTTTGGTACTTGTCGCGACAGCGATTGCAACCAAACCCGTGGGCGTTCAAACAAACATCAAACCTATTGTTCAACTCTATGCCATTGGTACACTGTTATCGGCATTGATTGCGGTTGTTGTTAGTTTCTCTTTTCCGTTAACATTGGTACTGGCGAATGGGCCAGAAGCAGGATTAACGCCTCCTCAAAGTATTATTACCGTTGTTAAAGGCTTTTTAGTAAGCATGGTCGATAATCCTATTAAAGCACTCTCTACGGGCAATTATATCGGTGTGTTAACATGGGCAATCGCCGCAGGTCTTGCACTTCATTACAGCAGTGATACTACTAAAAAAGTAATGGAAGATACCAGTGAAGCATTGACTAAAATTGTTCAAGCGGTTATCAAATTGGCACCATTTGGTATTATGGGAATTGTTGCTGAAACATTTGCAGAAACAGGTTTTGTAGCACTTTTAGGTTATGGAAAACTGCTTATTGTTTTGGTTGGAGCAATGGTATTTGTGGCGCTTGTCCTCAATCCACTGATTGTTTATGTCAAAATGCGTAAAAATCCGTACCCTCTTATTTTTCTTTGCCTTAAAGAGAGTGGCGTTACGGCATTTTTTACCCGAAGTTCGGCTGCAAATATCCCTGTGAATTTAGCATTGTGTAAAAGATTAGGACTCGATGAAGATACCTACTCTATTTCAATTCCTTTGGGTGCAACGGCTAATATGGCTGGAGCAGCAGTTACGATTACGGTCTTAACATTGGCAACAGTCAATACCCTTGGTATTTCGGTTGATATCCCAACAGCCCTTCTATTAAGTGTCGTTGCAAGCATTGCAGCAGCGGGTGTTTCAGGCGTTGCCGGTGGATCACTTCTTTTAATTCCTCTTGCGTGCGGTCTTTTTGGTATTAATGATGCGATTGCAATGCAAGTGGTTGCGATTGGCTTTTTGATTGGTGTCATTCAAGACTCAACAGAAACAGCACTCAATAGTTCAACGGACGTTGTTTTTACAGCGGCATGTTCCACAAAACCACTTAATATTTAA
- the nifJ gene encoding pyruvate:ferredoxin (flavodoxin) oxidoreductase produces MAKVMKTMDGNEAAAYASYAFTEVAGIYPITPSSPMADFTDIWASQGKKNLFGMPVKVVEMQSEGGAAGTVHGSLQAGALTTTYTASQGLLLKIPNMYKMAGGLLPSVIHVAARTLATHALSIFGDHQDVYAARQTGYAMLSSGSVQEVMDLAGVAHLCAIKGRVPFMHFFDGFRTSHEIQKIEVMDYAVFDRLLDKEAVQRFRDEALNPEHPKTRGTAQNDDIYFQGREAQNKFYDALPDIVAHYMAEISKETGRDYKPFTYYGAKDADRIIVAMGSVTECLKETIDYLMSKGEKVGLITPHLYRPFSVKYLMDVMPESVKKIAVLDRTKESGSIGEPLYLDLRAVFYGQKNAPVIVGGRYGLSSKDVDPAQMLAVFENLKLAEPKNDFTIGIVDDVTFKSLDVKEKMSLGEPETKECLFYGLGADGTVGANKSSIKIIGDETSMYAQAYFAYDSKKSGGFTRSHLRFGKHPIRSTYLVSNPHFVACSVAAYLELYDVIDGIRENGTFLLNSIWDADETIKRIPNKVKRILATKKVKFYIINATKLARDIGLGNRSNTIMQSAFFKLAEIIDFEEAQAFMKKQAYKSYHKKGDQIVELNYKAIDVGANGLVKVEVDPSWANLKDEVKTQDVVMYKGTPFVEAIAKPINAARGDSLPVSVFNGYEDGTFEHGTTEYEKRGVGVTVPKWIEENCIQCNQCAFVCPHAVIRPFLINDAEFAAAPEGVKTHAIDAKGKELKGLKYKIQVSSLDCTGCDLCVEACPTKEKSLVMVPLGESIEAGEQVNADYLFKKVTYKDDILSKNTVKGAQFAKPLFEFHAACPGCGETPYITLATRLFGDSMMIANATGCSSIYGGSAPSTPYRKNDKGHGPAWGNSLFEDNAEFGLGMHVANETMRHRIHSVMDASVEKAPNAIAALYKDWIEFRDDRVKSTEIRDLLVPLLQANPTAAGADVILSLKQYISKKSQWIFGGDGWAYDIGYGGLDHVIASGEDVNILVLDTEVYSNTGGQSSKSSRAGSIAQFTAAGKPSQKKDLGYIAMTYGNVFVAQINSNASAAQTIKAFEAAEAYPGVSLIIAYSPCIAHGIKGGMGKSGNQGELATKCGYWPIYTYDPRLEAEGKNPVKITGKEPDWALYDDFLMNEVRYASLKKSNPEHAQALFEHNKKDAQRRWRQLNRLATADFSNELSEGKEVKEGE; encoded by the coding sequence ATGGCTAAAGTCATGAAAACTATGGATGGTAACGAGGCTGCTGCATACGCATCTTACGCCTTTACCGAAGTTGCTGGTATTTACCCAATTACACCTTCTTCTCCAATGGCGGATTTTACCGACATTTGGGCAAGTCAAGGAAAGAAAAACTTATTTGGAATGCCTGTTAAAGTTGTTGAAATGCAAAGTGAAGGTGGTGCTGCTGGAACCGTTCATGGTTCACTTCAAGCTGGAGCTCTTACAACAACCTATACAGCATCTCAAGGTCTGTTACTCAAAATCCCAAATATGTATAAAATGGCAGGTGGCTTACTTCCGAGTGTTATTCATGTCGCTGCTCGAACACTTGCAACCCATGCTCTTTCTATCTTTGGTGATCACCAAGATGTTTATGCTGCACGCCAAACAGGTTATGCAATGCTCTCTTCTGGATCTGTTCAAGAAGTTATGGACTTAGCAGGTGTAGCGCATTTGTGTGCGATCAAAGGAAGAGTTCCTTTTATGCACTTCTTTGATGGTTTCAGAACTTCACATGAGATTCAAAAAATTGAAGTGATGGACTATGCAGTATTTGATAGACTTTTGGACAAAGAGGCTGTTCAGCGTTTCCGTGATGAGGCTCTTAACCCAGAACATCCTAAGACTCGTGGTACTGCTCAAAATGACGATATTTATTTCCAAGGCAGAGAAGCACAAAACAAATTTTACGACGCATTGCCTGACATTGTAGCGCATTACATGGCTGAAATCTCAAAAGAGACAGGACGTGATTATAAACCTTTTACCTATTATGGTGCAAAAGATGCGGATCGTATCATTGTTGCGATGGGCTCAGTCACTGAGTGTTTGAAAGAGACGATTGATTATTTAATGAGCAAAGGTGAGAAAGTCGGTCTTATTACGCCACACCTTTACCGTCCATTTAGTGTCAAATACCTTATGGATGTTATGCCTGAGTCTGTTAAAAAGATTGCAGTATTAGACAGAACAAAAGAATCAGGATCTATTGGTGAACCATTGTATCTTGACCTCCGTGCAGTCTTCTATGGACAAAAAAATGCTCCAGTGATTGTTGGTGGACGTTATGGTCTCTCTTCAAAAGACGTTGATCCAGCACAAATGTTAGCCGTTTTTGAGAACCTCAAACTTGCAGAGCCTAAAAATGACTTTACTATAGGTATTGTTGATGACGTAACATTTAAATCACTTGATGTTAAAGAGAAAATGAGTTTGGGTGAGCCTGAGACTAAAGAGTGTCTATTCTACGGACTTGGTGCTGATGGTACGGTTGGCGCAAATAAAAGCTCCATTAAAATTATCGGTGATGAAACCAGCATGTATGCACAAGCATATTTTGCATATGATTCCAAAAAATCAGGTGGTTTTACACGTTCACACCTCCGTTTTGGAAAACATCCAATTCGCTCAACCTACCTTGTATCAAACCCTCACTTTGTCGCCTGTTCAGTAGCGGCATACCTTGAGTTGTATGATGTAATCGATGGTATCAGAGAAAATGGAACATTCTTGCTTAACTCTATTTGGGATGCCGATGAGACGATTAAGAGAATTCCAAATAAAGTAAAACGCATTTTAGCTACTAAAAAAGTTAAGTTTTACATCATCAATGCTACAAAATTAGCACGTGATATTGGTTTAGGTAATAGAAGCAATACCATCATGCAATCTGCTTTCTTCAAACTTGCAGAAATCATTGATTTTGAAGAAGCACAAGCCTTTATGAAAAAACAAGCGTATAAATCTTACCACAAAAAAGGTGACCAAATCGTTGAGCTTAACTACAAAGCAATCGATGTTGGCGCTAATGGACTTGTCAAAGTTGAGGTTGATCCATCATGGGCAAACCTTAAAGATGAAGTAAAAACACAAGACGTGGTTATGTACAAAGGTACTCCATTTGTTGAAGCGATTGCAAAACCAATCAATGCAGCACGTGGCGACAGCTTACCTGTTTCTGTTTTCAATGGTTACGAAGATGGTACATTTGAGCATGGAACCACTGAGTATGAAAAACGTGGTGTTGGTGTAACGGTTCCAAAATGGATCGAAGAGAATTGTATTCAATGTAACCAATGTGCATTTGTGTGTCCACATGCTGTTATCCGTCCATTCCTTATCAATGATGCAGAGTTTGCAGCTGCCCCTGAGGGTGTTAAAACGCATGCAATTGACGCAAAAGGTAAAGAACTTAAAGGTCTAAAATACAAAATCCAAGTTTCATCACTCGACTGTACAGGATGTGATCTTTGTGTTGAAGCATGTCCAACCAAAGAGAAGTCTCTTGTTATGGTTCCACTCGGTGAGAGTATTGAAGCGGGTGAGCAAGTCAATGCAGATTACCTCTTCAAAAAAGTTACCTATAAAGATGATATTCTTTCTAAAAACACCGTTAAGGGTGCTCAATTTGCAAAACCACTCTTTGAGTTCCACGCAGCATGTCCAGGTTGTGGTGAGACACCATACATTACGTTAGCAACCAGACTCTTTGGTGACAGCATGATGATTGCCAATGCGACAGGATGTTCATCTATTTACGGTGGTTCTGCTCCTTCAACACCATACCGCAAAAATGACAAAGGTCATGGTCCTGCATGGGGTAACTCACTTTTTGAAGACAATGCTGAGTTTGGTCTTGGTATGCATGTTGCCAATGAGACAATGCGTCATAGAATTCACTCAGTGATGGATGCTTCTGTCGAAAAAGCTCCAAATGCGATCGCAGCACTTTACAAAGACTGGATTGAGTTTAGAGACGATAGAGTAAAATCTACTGAAATTCGTGATCTTTTAGTACCACTTTTACAAGCAAACCCAACAGCTGCAGGTGCGGATGTCATTCTGAGCCTTAAACAGTACATTTCTAAAAAATCACAATGGATTTTTGGTGGAGACGGTTGGGCATACGACATCGGTTATGGCGGACTTGACCATGTTATCGCAAGTGGCGAAGATGTTAACATCTTGGTTCTTGATACAGAGGTTTACTCAAATACAGGTGGACAAAGTTCAAAATCATCACGTGCGGGTTCAATTGCTCAATTTACAGCAGCAGGAAAACCAAGCCAGAAAAAAGATCTAGGCTACATCGCGATGACTTATGGTAATGTTTTTGTTGCACAGATCAACTCTAATGCATCTGCAGCACAAACGATTAAAGCATTTGAAGCAGCTGAAGCCTATCCTGGTGTATCACTCATTATCGCTTATTCTCCATGTATTGCTCATGGTATTAAAGGTGGTATGGGAAAATCTGGTAACCAAGGTGAGCTTGCAACGAAGTGTGGTTACTGGCCAATTTATACCTACGATCCTCGCCTTGAAGCGGAAGGTAAAAACCCAGTTAAAATTACAGGGAAAGAGCCTGATTGGGCATTGTATGATGATTTCTTGATGAACGAAGTTCGTTATGCGTCACTTAAAAAGTCAAATCCAGAGCATGCACAAGCACTCTTTGAACACAATAAAAAAGATGCACAACGTAGATGGAGACAACTCAACCGTCTAGCGACTGCTGATTTTTCCAATGAATTATCTGAGGGAAAAGAGGTTAAAGAGGGCGAATAA
- a CDS encoding HAD family hydrolase, giving the protein MKTILFDLDGTLIDSTDAILESFGVAYETFGRQVPEDEQVKKLIGHPLDLMFTMLGIDALEANDYVLAYKEHYRLISRKKTTLLPLALEAIRHASKIATLGIVTTKTAHYSEELLEHLGVMHHFKILIGRESVTYPKPHPEPIQKALFALNADPTQTWMIGDTPMDLISAKEAGVHGIGVLCGYGTKFELEKHTSLVVHDALDAVKVIAHHA; this is encoded by the coding sequence ATGAAGACAATTTTATTCGATTTAGATGGTACATTGATCGACTCAACCGATGCAATTCTTGAGAGTTTTGGGGTAGCCTATGAAACCTTTGGACGACAAGTACCCGAGGATGAGCAGGTTAAAAAACTTATAGGGCATCCTCTGGATTTGATGTTTACAATGTTAGGTATTGATGCCTTAGAAGCAAATGATTATGTCTTAGCATACAAAGAGCATTACAGACTTATTTCACGTAAAAAAACAACACTTTTACCCCTTGCCCTTGAAGCCATTAGGCACGCTTCCAAAATTGCAACCTTAGGCATTGTAACCACAAAAACGGCACATTATTCGGAAGAACTTTTAGAGCATTTAGGGGTGATGCATCACTTCAAAATATTGATTGGAAGAGAGAGTGTCACATATCCCAAACCACATCCTGAGCCTATCCAAAAAGCGCTGTTTGCCTTGAATGCAGATCCTACGCAGACATGGATGATTGGCGATACGCCTATGGATCTTATCAGTGCAAAAGAAGCAGGAGTCCATGGCATAGGTGTTTTGTGTGGATATGGCACAAAGTTTGAGCTCGAAAAACACACTTCGCTTGTTGTTCATGATGCACTTGATGCTGTCAAAGTGATAGCACATCACGCATAG
- a CDS encoding DUF4197 domain-containing protein, producing MLPKSLILLAPLMLCAANWQDAVNTAVSATSSTQKSATTSSTTSQSSATSGVKEALSLGAKQAVSLLGKEGGYLNNTAVKIPLPASMKPVATAAEKLGGKSYVDDFVKTMNSAATKSVPKTASILSDTISSMSVEDANAIVNGSNTAATDYFKTKAGTKLLSAIMPIIKESMSESQVMSSYQSLKGFAGGSSATSGISNNAMVGQASSIAKGFGMGDAVPSGDENIEDYIGRKTLDGLFYMIAEKEKALRSNPMASGSSIIQQVFGK from the coding sequence ATGTTACCCAAAAGTCTTATACTTTTAGCTCCGCTTATGCTTTGTGCTGCCAACTGGCAAGACGCTGTTAACACAGCAGTGAGTGCAACATCATCAACTCAGAAAAGTGCAACTACAAGCAGTACAACGTCACAAAGCAGTGCCACGTCAGGCGTTAAAGAGGCTCTCAGTCTTGGCGCAAAACAAGCTGTTTCTTTGCTGGGCAAAGAGGGCGGATATTTGAACAATACGGCTGTGAAAATTCCTCTGCCAGCTTCCATGAAACCAGTAGCAACAGCAGCTGAAAAACTAGGTGGCAAAAGCTATGTGGATGATTTTGTCAAAACTATGAATAGTGCAGCGACCAAATCCGTTCCTAAAACGGCTTCCATTTTAAGTGATACGATCTCATCTATGAGTGTGGAAGATGCCAATGCGATCGTAAATGGAAGCAACACCGCAGCAACCGATTACTTTAAAACCAAAGCAGGAACAAAACTGCTGAGTGCCATTATGCCGATTATTAAAGAGAGTATGAGTGAAAGTCAAGTCATGAGTTCGTACCAAAGCCTCAAAGGGTTTGCGGGTGGTAGCAGTGCAACATCAGGAATTTCCAATAACGCTATGGTAGGACAAGCTTCGTCTATTGCAAAAGGATTTGGAATGGGAGATGCCGTTCCTAGTGGAGATGAAAATATTGAAGATTATATTGGTCGAAAAACACTCGATGGACTCTTCTATATGATTGCAGAGAAAGAAAAAGCACTTCGTAGCAATCCAATGGCGAGCGGAAGCTCTATTATTCAACAAGTATTTGGAAAGTAA
- a CDS encoding OmpA family protein translates to MKKTLFSLAALASMAFAAPTAYNYEVTPTIGGVLPEGNLDLKNQLTYGLRFGINLDNNIVNQIELGYDRSDNVDYKNGRTDNTDFNRYYANIVKEYKLTPEAALYALIGLGYEDVSNVQLENKDSMFAQYGGGVKYWVTDNFALKAEVRHAVKFQGGDNNMFYSLGFVIPFDAKSAPVAAKATPVAAPVVAKAAPIDSDGDGVYDDKDKCPNTPKGTVVDADGCTKVIRLHVKFDFDKSTVKPEFMPEIQKVADFMKQNPGYNVVLEGHTDSKGSDAYNMKLSDQRAKAVAKALSTLGVSGAKVTTEAYGESKPVATNDTEAGRTENRRVDAIFKK, encoded by the coding sequence AACACCAACTATCGGTGGTGTTTTGCCAGAGGGTAACCTTGATCTTAAAAATCAATTGACGTATGGTTTAAGATTTGGTATCAATCTTGACAATAACATTGTAAACCAAATTGAACTTGGTTACGATAGAAGTGACAATGTTGATTACAAAAATGGTAGAACAGACAATACAGACTTCAATCGTTACTATGCAAACATCGTTAAAGAGTACAAACTTACTCCAGAAGCGGCATTGTATGCTTTAATCGGTCTTGGTTACGAAGATGTTAGCAATGTTCAACTTGAAAACAAAGACAGCATGTTTGCACAATACGGTGGTGGTGTAAAATATTGGGTAACTGATAATTTTGCACTTAAAGCAGAAGTACGTCATGCAGTTAAATTCCAAGGTGGCGACAACAACATGTTCTACAGCCTTGGTTTTGTTATTCCTTTCGATGCTAAATCAGCTCCAGTTGCAGCAAAAGCAACTCCAGTCGCAGCTCCAGTTGTAGCAAAAGCAGCTCCAATTGATAGCGATGGTGATGGTGTTTACGATGACAAAGATAAATGTCCAAATACTCCAAAAGGTACCGTTGTTGATGCTGATGGTTGTACAAAAGTTATCCGTTTACATGTAAAATTTGATTTCGATAAATCAACTGTAAAACCTGAATTCATGCCTGAAATTCAAAAAGTTGCAGACTTTATGAAACAAAACCCAGGTTACAATGTTGTTCTTGAAGGTCATACAGACTCAAAAGGTAGCGACGCTTATAATATGAAACTTTCAGATCAACGTGCAAAAGCAGTTGCAAAAGCACTTTCAACCCTTGGTGTCTCTGGTGCTAAAGTAACAACAGAAGCATACGGTGAGAGCAAGCCAGTTGCTACAAACGACACTGAAGCTGGCCGTACTGAAAACAGAAGAGTTGACGCTATTTTCAAAAAATAA
- a CDS encoding Na/Pi cotransporter family protein encodes MKRLLLFVVILALSYAFIQSKNVLHIAAGVAIFLLGMQSLEEGFRFFVGGLLDKFLKKITNNLYKSILFGAAITTLMQSSGLVAVIAISFISAGLISVAQGIGIILGGNIGTTTGAWLIAGLGLKINIATYALPMLVFGTLFIFQESKRLKGIGYALAGLGFSFLGIAYMKEGFDAFKETIDLTQYSADGFTGLILFTLIGAGMTIIMQSSHASLVLILTALSASQITYENAIALTIGANVGTTITAILGALGAGYEGKKLAGAHFLINFLTGFLLIWFVPQFIHFIDLTAPFLGIPNEDYTLKLALYHTYFNLICVLLFAPMVHGLVALLNHLIKPEVTLESQSDDVLFINDVALDFPDTAQATLLKETKHLYNNIFDIIAKGLSVNKEDINSGMEVADILKLRSSVMHVNMDEYYEKRIKEIYGKIINFAILAQGKFSDEKKLQFIPIKNATIGMVEAFKAAKHMQKNMLRYLESDNGAIKNEYNTIRKNLIKHLRNMQLIVNTTEEDIAVLLLSKLKLDAQKYDIAANKSLDNLIRTNQITYTMATSLMNDTTYAFTIASELTKVAHILFIHADTESSEGREALILNENEVTDLTYSNEPRSSS; translated from the coding sequence TTGAAACGACTGTTGCTTTTTGTCGTCATACTTGCACTTTCGTATGCTTTTATTCAAAGTAAAAATGTTCTTCATATAGCCGCAGGCGTGGCGATCTTTTTGCTTGGTATGCAAAGCCTTGAAGAAGGGTTTCGCTTTTTTGTCGGTGGACTCCTCGATAAATTTCTCAAAAAAATCACCAATAATCTTTACAAAAGTATCCTCTTTGGTGCTGCAATTACCACACTGATGCAATCCAGCGGTCTGGTAGCGGTTATCGCGATCTCCTTTATCAGTGCAGGGCTTATTAGCGTAGCACAAGGTATTGGGATCATTTTAGGTGGAAACATCGGTACGACGACAGGCGCTTGGCTCATTGCAGGACTGGGGCTTAAAATCAACATTGCTACCTATGCCCTTCCGATGCTTGTTTTTGGAACTTTGTTTATTTTTCAGGAGAGCAAACGTCTTAAAGGCATTGGGTATGCCCTTGCAGGGCTTGGTTTCTCCTTTTTAGGCATTGCCTACATGAAAGAGGGCTTTGACGCGTTTAAAGAGACGATTGATCTGACGCAATACTCCGCAGATGGTTTTACAGGATTGATTCTTTTTACGCTCATAGGTGCAGGCATGACCATCATCATGCAGTCTTCGCATGCCTCTTTAGTCCTTATTTTAACAGCGCTCTCCGCTTCGCAGATTACCTATGAGAATGCCATTGCGCTGACGATTGGCGCCAATGTTGGGACAACGATTACGGCTATTTTAGGAGCACTGGGAGCGGGATATGAGGGTAAAAAACTCGCGGGCGCTCACTTTTTAATTAATTTTCTTACAGGATTTCTGCTCATCTGGTTTGTACCGCAATTTATCCATTTTATTGACCTTACAGCACCTTTCTTGGGAATTCCAAATGAAGATTACACACTCAAGCTTGCCCTTTACCATACCTATTTTAATCTGATATGCGTACTCTTATTTGCACCTATGGTGCATGGGTTGGTCGCCCTACTCAATCATCTCATCAAACCAGAAGTCACTCTTGAAAGCCAAAGTGATGATGTTCTCTTTATCAACGACGTTGCCCTTGACTTCCCCGATACGGCACAAGCAACGCTTCTGAAGGAGACCAAACATCTTTACAACAATATTTTTGACATTATCGCGAAAGGATTGAGTGTTAACAAAGAAGATATCAACTCTGGCATGGAGGTAGCAGACATTTTAAAATTGCGCAGCAGCGTAATGCACGTCAATATGGATGAGTATTATGAAAAGCGCATCAAAGAGATTTACGGAAAAATTATTAACTTTGCCATTTTGGCACAAGGTAAGTTTTCCGATGAAAAAAAGCTCCAGTTTATTCCGATTAAAAACGCTACGATAGGTATGGTGGAAGCATTTAAAGCCGCTAAACACATGCAAAAAAATATGCTACGTTACCTTGAATCCGATAATGGAGCCATTAAAAATGAATACAATACGATTCGTAAAAATCTCATCAAACACCTGCGGAATATGCAACTTATTGTCAATACTACAGAAGAGGATATTGCGGTTCTACTTCTCAGTAAACTGAAACTTGATGCCCAGAAATACGACATCGCCGCAAACAAGTCGCTTGATAATCTTATACGTACCAATCAAATCACGTATACCATGGCAACCTCTTTAATGAACGATACAACGTATGCTTTCACCATTGCCTCAGAACTCACTAAGGTAGCTCATATATTGTTTATTCATGCGGACACAGAGTCTTCAGAAGGTCGAGAAGCTTTGATCTTAAATGAAAATGAAGTAACCGATCTAACCTATTCAAACGAGCCAAGGAGTTCATCATGA
- a CDS encoding mechanosensitive ion channel family protein, giving the protein MNLHMDLSWTVIVNFVTLYGMKVLASLLIFFIGKKIAALLTAIVVKGMRKSKIDETITSFFSNVIYFGLLVVIILAALSNLGINTTSFLAVLGTAGLAIGLALQGTLSNVGAGILLVFFRPFKIGHSVQVAGENGTVEELNLFSVVLKTGDNKQIIIPNSAVIGKNIINFSAKPTSRVDLTFNIGYEDDLRLAKETLQEIVDKESKVLNEPAPFVAVSELAQTSVKLVVRFWVKNEDSATVSFSMTEKVKLAFDEKRISIPHPPLSNTPEA; this is encoded by the coding sequence ATGAATTTACATATGGATTTAAGCTGGACAGTGATTGTCAATTTTGTCACTCTTTACGGGATGAAAGTACTTGCTTCTCTACTGATTTTTTTTATTGGTAAGAAAATAGCAGCTCTTTTAACAGCGATTGTTGTTAAAGGAATGCGTAAGTCAAAGATTGATGAAACCATTACCAGCTTTTTTTCCAATGTAATTTATTTTGGTCTTTTGGTGGTGATTATCCTAGCCGCACTTAGCAACCTAGGCATAAACACCACCTCTTTTCTAGCGGTTCTTGGAACAGCGGGTCTTGCTATTGGACTAGCGCTTCAAGGGACACTTTCTAACGTGGGTGCTGGTATCTTACTGGTATTTTTCCGTCCTTTTAAAATTGGTCATTCTGTGCAAGTTGCAGGAGAAAATGGCACGGTTGAAGAGTTAAATCTTTTTAGTGTCGTTCTTAAAACAGGTGATAATAAACAAATTATTATTCCAAATTCTGCTGTCATTGGTAAAAATATTATCAATTTTTCCGCAAAACCTACCTCTCGTGTCGATTTAACCTTTAATATTGGTTATGAAGATGACCTACGTTTGGCAAAAGAGACATTGCAAGAGATTGTTGATAAAGAGTCAAAAGTCCTAAATGAACCTGCTCCATTTGTTGCTGTAAGCGAATTAGCGCAAACGAGTGTCAAACTTGTGGTACGTTTTTGGGTTAAAAATGAAGACTCTGCAACGGTGAGTTTTTCTATGACTGAGAAAGTGAAACTTGCTTTTGATGAAAAGAGGATAAGTATTCCTCATCCTCCATTATCTAATACTCCTGAGGCGTAA
- a CDS encoding pyridoxamine 5'-phosphate oxidase family protein, whose amino-acid sequence MLEPSITAFLKKHHLLTLATCKDNLPYCASCFYAFHEQSTTFVIATDEKTRHGHEALGNTHVAGSVALETKLIGKIQGVQFTGVFREATEVEKKVYFKRFPYAIAMQPVLWGIEITYLKFTDNTLGFGKKLEFFASN is encoded by the coding sequence ATGTTAGAGCCATCCATTACCGCTTTTTTAAAAAAACACCACCTTCTCACATTGGCTACATGTAAAGATAATCTTCCCTACTGTGCAAGTTGCTTCTATGCGTTTCATGAGCAGAGCACTACTTTTGTTATCGCAACGGATGAAAAGACAAGGCATGGGCATGAAGCTTTGGGAAATACTCATGTTGCAGGGAGTGTGGCGTTGGAGACAAAACTGATAGGTAAAATCCAAGGAGTACAATTTACAGGAGTGTTTAGAGAAGCAACAGAAGTAGAGAAAAAAGTCTACTTTAAACGTTTCCCCTATGCTATTGCGATGCAACCTGTTTTATGGGGTATCGAGATCACGTATCTTAAATTTACCGATAACACACTTGGATTTGGCAAAAAATTGGAGTTTTTTGCCTCCAATTAA
- the luxS gene encoding S-ribosylhomocysteine lyase gives MPLLDSFCVDHVKMPAPAVRVAKVMKTPKGDEITVFDLRFCKPNQAILPERGIHTLEHLFAGFMRNHLNGQGVEIIDISPMGCRTGFYMSLIGTPNEERVVNAWKAAMEDILHVKSENDIPELNVYQCGTYKMHSLKEAQEIASNILSSGVGVMSNESLKLDLSKV, from the coding sequence ATGCCATTACTGGATAGTTTTTGTGTAGATCATGTCAAAATGCCCGCCCCTGCAGTAAGAGTTGCAAAAGTGATGAAAACTCCAAAAGGCGATGAGATCACCGTGTTTGATCTTCGTTTTTGCAAACCAAACCAAGCGATACTACCAGAGCGTGGCATTCATACGTTAGAGCATCTTTTTGCAGGGTTTATGCGTAACCATTTAAACGGTCAAGGTGTTGAGATCATCGATATTTCGCCGATGGGATGTCGCACAGGCTTTTACATGAGTTTAATCGGCACACCGAATGAAGAGCGTGTTGTCAATGCATGGAAAGCTGCGATGGAAGATATCTTACATGTAAAGAGTGAAAACGATATTCCAGAACTCAATGTATATCAATGTGGGACGTATAAAATGCACTCACTTAAAGAGGCACAAGAGATTGCTTCGAACATTCTGTCTTCAGGTGTTGGCGTTATGAGCAATGAATCACTAAAGCTGGATCTCTCAAAGGTCTAA